The proteins below are encoded in one region of Cyclopterus lumpus isolate fCycLum1 chromosome 8, fCycLum1.pri, whole genome shotgun sequence:
- the prrg2 gene encoding transmembrane gamma-carboxyglutamic acid protein 2, translating into MAASSALWIPVLSLLQLAHSTVFSRPAPGEPVLLDQQSATSFLSRSLLYNSWDFELVVADNLQRECFEETCSYEEAREVFEDDTQTDSFWTSYTNNHEYSPRVDVSGLVAGIVAVLVSAGIATVLGIYCYKNKNKGRPRLGQAPVRMAADGRPAPETVPLAGILVPPGLPSYNEALHHSGQHDAPPPPYSGGAPSEPADPGDNA; encoded by the exons ATGGCAGCCTCGTCGGCACTGTGGATTCCTGTGCTGTCCCTGCTCCAGCTGGCTCACAGCACTGTCTTCTCCAGACCTGCTCCAG GAGAGCCAGTGCTGCTGGACCAGCAGTCAGCGACCAGCTTCCTGTCCCGCTCGCTGCTCTACAACAGCTGGGACTTTGAGTTGGTGGTGGCTGACAATCTGCAGAGGGAGTGCTTTGAGGAGACGTGCAGCTatgaggaggccagagaggtgTTCGAGGACGACACTCAGACG GACAGCTTTTGGACCAGCTATACCAACAATCACG AGTATTCCCCCAGAGTGGATGTGTCTGGGCTGGTGGCGGGGATCGTGGCTGTCCTCGTGTCTGCTGGCATTGCCACCGTGCTGGGAATCTACTGCtacaaaaacaagaataaagGTCGACCGAGGTTGGGCCA AGCTCCGGTGAGGATGGCAGCAGATGGCCGTCCTGCCCCAGAGACGGTACCCCTGGCTGGGATCCTCGTCCCTCCAGGTCTACCCAGCTACAACGAGGCTCTGCACCACAGTGGGCAACACGATGCCCCACCACCACCGTATTCAGG GGGGGCGCCATCAGAGCCTGCTGATCCCGGAGACAACGCATGA